The DNA sequence CGCCGGAGAGCACGCATTACCCGAAACACGGAGAGGCAGCCGCCCGGCGCGTTGCTTCGGGCGATTGCCAGTTCGGAATTATCCTGTGCGGTACGGGGCAGGGGATCATGATGTCGGCCAGCAAGGTGAAGGGGATCCGGTGCGGCGTCTGCAGTGAAGCCTTTTCGGCGCGCATGATCCGCCAGCACAATGATGCGAATATGTTGTCTATCGGTGCGCGCGTTGTGGGTGAGGGACTCGCACTCGATATTGTCGATGCATTTCTCTCAGCCCGTTTTGAAGGCGGCCGTCACGCAACCCGCGTGGAGATGATGGAGGCAATCGAAGGATAAGTCCGGTCCGGAGGGGCGCGGGGCCTTGTCAGGGTAGCTCCTGTGGATCACATACTGCCGAAGATCATTACCTGTATTTCCTCGGTTTGCAGCGCGTCATCTGCTTTCATGCCTGCGAGCAGCAAACCTCATTCTGTTCCTTTCCGGAGGCTATCATGACACTTCCCCGCCACCTTCTTTTTGCATCCTCTATCCTGGGGTTGGCCGCATGTTCGCAACCGGCGGCCAAAGCGCCAGAGACAACGCCTCTCAGCGGGGACTGGGTCGTCAATAGCGATGGTTCGCATGTCTCCTTCGTGTCCATCAAATCAGGCGACATCGCGGAGGCGCACACATTCGGCGAGATCGATGGAAC is a window from the uncultured Hyphomonas sp. genome containing:
- the rpiB gene encoding ribose 5-phosphate isomerase B, which produces MTDNKRIVLSSDHAAIDMRRAIADHITAQGWTAVDIGPTTPESTHYPKHGEAAARRVASGDCQFGIILCGTGQGIMMSASKVKGIRCGVCSEAFSARMIRQHNDANMLSIGARVVGEGLALDIVDAFLSARFEGGRHATRVEMMEAIEG